A region of Rutidosis leptorrhynchoides isolate AG116_Rl617_1_P2 unplaced genomic scaffold, CSIRO_AGI_Rlap_v1 contig284, whole genome shotgun sequence DNA encodes the following proteins:
- the LOC139882566 gene encoding high mobility group B protein 7-like, producing MAAGRSSTSNPPKSRKRVEAESSTSATATATAASLLRAKDGSAFAKCDECNKSVPVALISMHSCSLDAKIKMNLEAQVVEMPSEVNKPAERKRSASSQPRSKKAKTETSKKGKRPPTAFFTFMDDFRKEYKEAHPDAKGVKEVAKEGGEKWRKMSDEEKQKYKDKAAALKAMYEEALENNDDQIDDDEGASEKELEDASEKEDVADQKLEDSNEKGDSADKELEDF from the exons ATGGCTGCTGGAAGATCTTCCACGTCTAATCCACCCAAGTCCAGGAAGAGAGTGGAGGCCGAATCTAGCACCtccgccaccgccaccgccaccgctgCCTCTCTCTTGCGCGCCAAAGATGGCAGTGCTTTTGCCAAGTG TGACGAATGCAACAAATCAGTGCCTGTAGCACTTATCAGCATGCACAGTTGCAGCCTTGATGCTAAAATCAAGATGAATTTAG AGGCTCAAGTTGTGGAGATGCCGTCTGAGGTGAATAAACCAGCAGAGAG GAAAAGGTCAGCATCATCTCAACCCAGGTCAAAGAAAGCCAAAACAGAGACATCAAAGAAGGGCAAACGTCCACCAACCGCGTTTTTCACATTTAT GGATGACTTCAGGAAGGAGTACAAGGAAGCACATCCAGATGCCAAGGGTGTTAAAGAG GTTGCCAAGGAAGGTGGTGAAAAATGGAGGAAAATGTCAGATGAG GAGAAACAGAAATACAAAGATAAGGCTGCCGCGTTGAAGGCCATGTATGAGGAGGCTTTGGAGAATAATGATGATCAAATTGATGAT GATGAAGGGGCTTCTGAGAAGGAATTAGAAGATGCAAGTGAAAAGGAAGATGTTGCTGACCAGAAATTAGAAGATTCAAATGAAAAGGGTGATTCAGCTGACAAGGAGTTAGAAGATTTCTGA
- the LOC139882565 gene encoding protein ASPARTIC PROTEASE IN GUARD CELL 2-like encodes MLSSKLLFFASLQLLVITIATTTSTTTSTTTYPNFQEFNVKVTTINALKTQKIDDDDEEAFKTHGDHGIKLKLFHRDKLHRNKNNFTDHRQRILARIRRDIRRVSSLTNRLNSRGDTNYQVQDFGSGVVSGMDQGSGEYFVRIGVGSPPRSQYVVIDSGSDIIWVQCRPCTVCYRQYDPVFDPAASASFTRVSCNSAVCDRLDNAGGCHSGKCGYEVMYGDGSYTKGTLALETLTFDQTVVKNVAIGCGHRNRGMFVGAAGLLGLGGGSMSFVGQLGGQSGGAFTYCLVSRGSGSDGSLEFGRGALPVGAAWVPLIRSPQAPSFYYVGLSGLGIGGTRIPISEDVFKLTESGDGGVVMDTGTAVTRLPTAAYEAFRDSFIAQTENLPRARRVSIFDTCYNLYGFLSVRVPTVSFYFTGGPILTLPANNFLIPVDEVGTFCFAFAPSPTGLSIIGNIQQEGIQISIDGAYGFLGFGPNVC; translated from the coding sequence ATGTTAAGCTCCAAACTCCTGTTCTTTGCATCTCTACAACTACTGGTAATTACCATCGCTACCACCACCTCTACCACCACCTCTACCACCACATACCCAAACTTCCAAGAGTTTAACGTCAAGGTGACTACTATTAATGCCTTGAAAACTCaaaaaattgatgatgatgatgaagaagcatTTAAGACCCATGGCGATCATGGAATTAAGCTTAAACTCTTTCACAGAGACAAGCTCCATCGAAATAAAAACAACTTCACCGATCACCGCCAACGTATTCTTGCTCGGATTCGAAGGGACATCAGAAGGGTTTCTAGCCTAACCAACCGCCTGAATTCACGTGGCGATACTAATTACCAGGTGCAGGATTTCGGGTCGGGTGTTGTTTCGGGTATGGATCAAGGAAGTGGAGAGTATTTTGTTAGGATCGGTGTCGGTAGTCCTCCCAGAAGCCAATACGTAGTCATTGACTCCGGTAGCGATATTATTTGGGTTCAATGCCGGCCTTGTACGGTTTGTTATAGACAGTACGATCCGGTTTTTGACCCGGCTGCCTCTGCTTCATTCACTCGGGTATCTTGTAACTCCGCCGTCTGCGACCGCCTCGACAATGCCGGCGGGTGCCACTCCGGAAAATGCGGGTACGAGGTCATGTACGGTGACGGGTCTTATACAAAAGGCACATTGGCACTCGAGACTTTGACGTTCGACCAGACCGTCGTTAAAAATGTGGCCATCGGCTGTGGACATCGGAATCGGGGAATGTTCGTCGGGGCAGCAGGGTTGTTGGGTCTCGGCGGAGGATCCATGTCTTTTGTGGGTCAATTGGGTGGTCAAAGTGGAGGTGCGTTCACATACTGTTTAGTGAGTCGGGGTTCTGGTTCGGACGGATCGTTGGAATTCGGGCGTGGAGCACTACCTGTGGGGGCCGCGTGGGTCCCACTCATTCGTAGCCCGCAAGCACCGAGTTTCTACTATGTTGGGTTGTCGGGTCTTGGAATTGGCGGGACCCGGATACCCATATCCGAGGATGTATTCAAGTTGACGGAATCAGGGGACGGAGGAGTAGTTATGGACACGGGGACGGCGGTGACCAGGCTTCCGACGGCGGCATACGAGGCGTTTCGGGATTCATTTATAGCGCAGACAGAAAACCTTCCACGAGCAAGGCGAGTATCGATTTTCGACACGTGCTACAATTTATACGGGTTTTTGTCGGTCCGGGTACCAACAGTATCGTTTTATTTCACGGGTGGGCCAATATTAACACTTCCGGCTAACAACTTTCTTATACCAGTAGATGAAGTTGGTACGTTCTGTTTTGCATTTGCTCCGTCACCCACTGGCCTCTCCATCATCGGCAACATTCAACAAGAAGGTATCCAAATCTCCATCGATGGTGCTTATGGATTTCTCGGTTTTGGTCCTAATGTTTGTTAA